From Vigna unguiculata cultivar IT97K-499-35 chromosome 5, ASM411807v1, whole genome shotgun sequence, the proteins below share one genomic window:
- the LOC114186349 gene encoding phospholipase A(1) DAD1, chloroplastic-like, with the protein MRTLHHAPTLLRPHCTTQLQSTQTVQKMDKMMNANMPQLRSSSSVSPPLTSLTNKVGKRWKEYQGVNNWNGLLDPLDENLRAEILRYGHFVEAAYKSFQFDPSSPNYATCKFTKTTHLERCGLHKTGYKVTKHLRATSGIKLPSWVDKAPSWVATQSSYIGYVAVCHNKEEIKRLGRRDIVVAFRGTTTCLEWLENLRATLTNVVPSTATGITAAEPCSVEENGTMVESGFLSLYTSKVSDKPSFMSLQDMVRKEIARILRTYEGENLSLTITGHSLGAALATLTAYDIRNSFLRPPHVTVISFGGPRIGNRSFRRRLEEQGTKVLRIVNSDDVITKIPGFVFEEVEEKEGDDVEVNGGEHMGSFQRWMRKRVEEVKWLLYSEIGEELRLCSRDSPYLKGINIATCHDLNIYLHLVDGFVSSTCPFRSTAKRFLRH; encoded by the coding sequence ATGAGAACTCTTCACCACGCTCCAACCCTCCTTAGACCACACTGCACAACCCAACTTCAATCAACCCAAACCGTACAAAAGATGGACAAAATGATGAACGCCAACATGCCTCAGTTACGATCATCGTCGTCCGTGTCACCACCATTGACGTCATTGACCAACAAGGTTGGAAAGAGATGGAAGGAATACCAAGGAGTGAACAATTGGAACGGTTTGTTAGACCCCTTGGACGAGAACCTTCGCGCCGAGATTCTCCGCTATGGCCACTTCGTTGAGGCCGCGTATAAGTCCTTCCAATTCGACCCTTCTTCCCCTAACTACGCCACATGCAAGTTCACAAAGACCACACACCTGGAAAGGTGCGGGTTACACAAAACAGGTTACAAGGTAACCAAACACCTACGTGCAACCTCGGGGATCAAACTACCTAGCTGGGTGGACAAAGCACCGAGTTGGGTGGCAACACAGTCAAGCTACATTGGGTACGTAGCAGTTTGTCACAACAAAGAAGAGATCAAACGACTGGGTCGAAGAGACATTGTTGTCGCATTCAGAGGTACCACCACGTGTCTTGAGTGGCTCGAAAATCTTCGAGCTACTCTGACAAACGTGGTTCCATCTACCGCAACTGGGATCACGGCAGCAGAGCCATGCAGCGTGGAAGAAAATGGAACCATGGTGGAAAGTGGGTTCCTGAGTTTGTACACGTCAAAGGTGAGTGACAAGCCTTCGTTTATGAGCTTGCAAGATATGGTGAGAAAAGAGATTGCTCGGATCCTTAGAACTTACGAAGGAGAAAACTTGAGTTTGACCATTACTGGGCATAGTTTGGGGGCGGCATTGGCGACTCTAACCGCGTATGACATAAGAAACAGTTTTCTGCGGCCACCGCATGTGACGGTGATATCTTTCGGCGGACCGCGCATCGGCAACCGGAGCTTTCGGCGGCGGCTGGAGGAGCAGGGAACTAAGGTTTTGCGGATAGTGAACTCGGATGATGTTATAACGAAGATACCCGGATTTGTGTTTGAGGAGGTGGAAGAAAAGGAAGGTGACGACGTGGAGGTGAATGGAGGTGAACACATGGGTAGTTTTCAGAGATGGATGCGGAAGCGCGTGGAAGAGGTAAAGTGGCTGTTGTACTCGGAGATCGGGGAGGAGCTTCGTCTTTGTAGCAGGGATTCTCCGTACCTCAAGGGAATTAatattgccacgtgtcacgatTTGAATATCTATCTGCATCTTGTTGACGGCTTTGTCAGTTCCACATGTCCCTTTAGGTCCACTGCCAAGAGGTTTCTCCgccattaa